Proteins from a single region of Nodularia sp. LEGE 06071:
- a CDS encoding peptidoglycan-binding protein has protein sequence MTIAVTCFVTASFVVADSTFAARQRNYTPEEFRTVLRGLGYEVKVANTPLTDEETRKAIREFQRGYKLTIDGIAGPQTQNFAANIVQILQANLNAVLKPATSLPRDQFYGTQTETAVREAQKKFQMEETGIANLRFRQRLNEEARKVITQPTGTPKPTPRATPTPTPTPRATPTPTPTPTPRATPTPTPTPTPTPTPRATPTPTPTPTPRATPTPTPTPTPRATPTPTPTPRATPTPTPTPTPTPTPTPTPTPTPRATPTPRATPTPTPTPTPTPTPTPTP, from the coding sequence ATGACAATTGCAGTTACCTGCTTCGTAACTGCTAGTTTCGTGGTTGCGGATTCAACTTTTGCAGCTCGTCAGCGTAATTATACACCAGAAGAATTCCGTACTGTGTTGCGGGGATTAGGCTATGAGGTGAAGGTGGCAAATACCCCTCTCACAGATGAGGAAACGAGAAAGGCAATCAGAGAATTTCAAAGGGGCTATAAGCTGACTATTGATGGTATAGCAGGCCCTCAAACCCAAAATTTTGCCGCTAATATTGTGCAAATTTTGCAAGCAAATTTGAATGCGGTACTTAAACCAGCTACTTCTTTACCCCGTGATCAATTTTATGGAACTCAGACAGAAACTGCGGTGAGAGAGGCTCAGAAAAAATTTCAGATGGAAGAAACCGGCATTGCTAATTTGCGATTTCGCCAGAGGTTGAATGAAGAGGCAAGGAAAGTTATAACTCAGCCTACAGGAACGCCAAAACCAACGCCGAGAGCAACACCGACACCAACTCCAACACCGAGAGCAACGCCGACACCAACTCCAACGCCAACACCGAGAGCAACGCCGACACCAACACCAACACCAACACCAACACCAACACCGAGAGCAACACCAACACCAACACCAACACCAACGCCGAGAGCAACGCCAACACCAACACCAACGCCAACACCGAGAGCAACGCCAACACCAACGCCAACACCGAGAGCAACGCCAACACCGACACCAACGCCAACTCCGACACCAACACCGACACCAACACCAACGCCGACACCGAGAGCAACACCAACACCGAGAGCAACACCAACACCAACACCAACGCCAACACCAACACCAACGCCAACACCAACACCGTAA
- the rimP gene encoding ribosome maturation factor RimP, whose protein sequence is MTHPLVPQIIDLATPVAAELGLEVVGIVFHTNQRPPVLRVDIRNLQEDTGLNDCERMSRALEASLDAAEIIPDAYVLEVSSPGISRQLITDREFISFKGFPVIISTSQPYDGQQEWIGQLIRRDETTVYLNQKGRVIEIPRTLISRVLLDERQ, encoded by the coding sequence ATGACTCATCCCTTAGTTCCACAAATTATAGATTTGGCGACACCAGTAGCCGCAGAACTGGGCTTGGAAGTCGTTGGCATAGTTTTCCACACTAACCAGCGCCCACCAGTATTACGGGTAGATATCCGCAATCTCCAGGAAGACACTGGTTTGAATGATTGTGAGCGGATGAGTCGTGCTTTAGAAGCTTCCTTAGATGCGGCAGAGATCATTCCAGATGCTTATGTCTTGGAAGTGTCCAGTCCTGGAATTTCACGACAATTAATAACAGACAGAGAGTTTATTTCCTTCAAAGGATTTCCTGTAATCATCTCCACTTCCCAACCCTACGACGGACAACAAGAGTGGATTGGTCAGTTAATTCGGCGGGATGAAACCACTGTTTACTTAAACCAAAAAGGTCGCGTTATCGAGATTCCTCGCACCCTAATTTCTAGGGTGTTGCTAGATGAGCGCCAATAG
- the infB gene encoding translation initiation factor IF-2, translating to MNNGKVRIYELSKELNLDNKELLAICDQLNIAVKSHSSTISESEAERIRTTAEKLTATNVMQKKEQGISSHKPNSSPTGDRNRPTPPHKQQILEIRKPKILRNTTSNAPEASVASDSQQASSEVNSTSAPQPFDTTVSPMKPTAPIRPVPRNQSETSAEPAITQADQVSNPEAPETIATGKPEQAGTERSRSAVSPRPKAEKPPKPQLVSPPARPASENSPVTADQLATADKPLLKRDQVKQKVAQPTSTEAPQAPVPKQARPTPSPTRSEPRANRPPAHQSADGPRPSRPVRPSEVVAAMPIATPPKPMSGGQGKADLNNDRASVELLDLKRPTPPRLAKGGKKWQEEEIIDEIKEKAGKLGVKGKRVKPVVDDDFEEDDLLDGDDQDSPATVQVSLSIARPPKPKATRSAQSPGAAVISAPTTRKKRSFSSRRDHNRRQEVETKLDRPEKVEITGPMTVQELSDVLAVADTEIVKILFLKGMAVSITQNLDIPTINLVGKELEIEIEIAEREAEARKVTEMLDVADMQLLQRRPPVVTIMGHVDHGKTTLLDSIRKTKVASGEAGGITQHIGAYHVDVEHDGKAQQIVFLDTPGHEAFTAMRARGARVTDIAILVVAADDGVRPQTIEAISHAQAAEVPIVVAINKIDKEGAQPDRVKQELTQYGLTPEEWGGETIMVPVSAIKGENLDTLLEMILLVAEVGELSANPDRSAKGTVIEAHLDKAKGAVATLLIQNGTLHVGDMLVAGSAFGKVRAMVDDRGKRVDIASPSFAVEVLGLSDVPGAGDDFEVFANEKEARTLAATRADKQRISRLLQGRITLTTLSAQAQEGELKELNLILKGDVQGSVEAIVGSLRQIPQNEVQIRMLLATAGEITETDIDLAAASGAVIIGFNTTFASGARQAADESGVDVREYNIIYKLLEDIQGALEGLLEPELVEEPLGQTEVRAVFPVGRGAVAGCYVQSGKLVRNCKVRVRRSGKVVYEGVLDSLKRIKEDAREVNSGYECGINIDKFHDWAEGDLIEAFQMVTKRRTLTLTK from the coding sequence ATGAACAACGGCAAAGTTAGAATCTACGAATTATCAAAGGAATTGAATTTGGATAACAAAGAGCTATTAGCAATTTGCGACCAGCTCAACATTGCGGTCAAAAGTCATAGCAGCACGATTTCAGAATCAGAGGCAGAACGCATCCGCACGACTGCCGAAAAACTGACAGCTACTAATGTGATGCAAAAAAAGGAACAAGGTATATCCAGCCATAAACCCAATTCATCACCAACTGGCGATCGCAACCGACCTACCCCACCTCACAAACAGCAAATTTTGGAAATTCGCAAACCCAAAATATTGAGAAATACAACCTCCAACGCCCCAGAAGCTTCAGTTGCTAGTGATAGCCAACAAGCTTCCTCGGAAGTGAATTCTACTTCAGCACCACAGCCCTTCGATACAACAGTCTCACCCATGAAGCCGACGGCACCAATTCGACCTGTACCCCGGAATCAATCTGAGACCTCAGCAGAACCTGCAATCACACAAGCAGATCAAGTTTCTAATCCAGAGGCACCGGAAACAATAGCCACGGGAAAACCGGAACAAGCTGGCACTGAGCGCAGCCGAAGTGCGGTTTCACCAAGACCGAAAGCGGAAAAACCACCAAAACCGCAACTGGTGTCCCCACCAGCTAGACCGGCATCGGAAAATTCTCCGGTCACCGCTGACCAGCTAGCGACCGCTGATAAACCATTACTCAAAAGAGATCAAGTCAAGCAAAAGGTTGCTCAACCAACCAGCACAGAAGCCCCACAGGCTCCAGTTCCCAAACAAGCTCGTCCTACTCCATCTCCCACGCGATCAGAGCCAAGAGCAAATAGACCGCCGGCACACCAATCGGCAGATGGGCCAAGACCCAGCCGACCAGTACGTCCATCTGAAGTTGTAGCAGCAATGCCAATTGCTACTCCGCCTAAACCAATGTCCGGCGGACAAGGAAAAGCGGATTTAAACAATGATCGGGCTTCAGTCGAACTACTTGATTTAAAACGCCCCACGCCACCGCGTCTAGCCAAAGGTGGTAAAAAGTGGCAAGAAGAAGAAATTATTGACGAAATCAAGGAAAAGGCTGGCAAGTTAGGAGTTAAAGGCAAGCGGGTCAAACCAGTTGTTGATGATGACTTTGAAGAAGACGATTTACTTGATGGTGACGATCAAGACTCACCAGCTACCGTCCAAGTCAGTCTTTCCATTGCCCGTCCTCCCAAACCAAAAGCCACACGATCTGCACAGTCACCCGGTGCAGCAGTTATTAGCGCCCCCACTACCAGAAAGAAAAGATCCTTTTCTTCTCGCCGCGACCACAACCGTCGCCAAGAAGTCGAGACGAAGCTTGATCGTCCAGAAAAAGTAGAGATCACAGGGCCAATGACAGTCCAAGAACTGTCTGATGTTTTAGCTGTTGCCGATACAGAGATTGTCAAAATCCTGTTCCTCAAAGGCATGGCGGTGAGTATCACCCAGAATTTGGATATTCCAACCATTAATTTGGTAGGTAAAGAGCTAGAAATCGAAATCGAAATCGCCGAACGAGAAGCAGAAGCGCGCAAAGTCACAGAAATGTTGGATGTGGCAGATATGCAACTACTCCAGCGCCGTCCGCCAGTCGTGACTATTATGGGTCACGTAGACCACGGTAAGACAACTCTGCTCGATTCCATTCGCAAAACCAAAGTAGCTTCTGGTGAAGCTGGTGGTATTACCCAACACATTGGTGCATACCATGTGGATGTGGAACACGATGGCAAGGCGCAGCAAATCGTCTTCTTAGACACTCCCGGACACGAAGCATTCACAGCGATGCGCGCACGGGGTGCGAGAGTGACTGACATTGCCATCTTGGTAGTAGCTGCTGATGACGGCGTTCGTCCGCAAACTATTGAAGCTATTAGCCATGCTCAAGCCGCCGAAGTTCCAATTGTTGTAGCCATCAACAAAATTGATAAAGAAGGCGCACAGCCAGACCGCGTTAAACAAGAACTGACTCAGTATGGTCTCACACCTGAAGAATGGGGTGGTGAAACGATCATGGTTCCTGTGAGTGCAATCAAAGGTGAAAACCTCGATACCCTCTTAGAAATGATTCTGCTAGTCGCAGAAGTCGGAGAACTATCTGCTAACCCAGACCGTTCTGCTAAGGGAACAGTAATTGAGGCACATCTCGATAAGGCTAAAGGAGCAGTTGCTACCTTGCTGATTCAGAATGGGACCTTGCACGTAGGCGATATGTTAGTAGCTGGCTCGGCATTCGGTAAAGTGCGGGCGATGGTTGATGACAGAGGCAAACGAGTAGACATTGCTAGTCCTTCCTTTGCAGTCGAGGTACTGGGTTTAAGTGATGTACCGGGTGCAGGCGATGACTTTGAAGTCTTTGCGAATGAAAAAGAAGCCAGAACGTTGGCTGCAACTCGCGCGGACAAACAACGTATATCGCGCCTGTTACAAGGACGGATTACTCTGACAACTCTCTCAGCTCAAGCACAAGAAGGCGAGTTGAAAGAACTCAACTTGATCCTGAAGGGAGATGTACAAGGTTCTGTGGAAGCCATTGTGGGATCTCTCAGACAAATCCCCCAAAACGAAGTTCAAATTCGGATGCTATTGGCTACTGCTGGAGAAATAACTGAGACAGATATTGACCTAGCCGCAGCCAGTGGAGCCGTAATTATTGGCTTCAATACCACCTTCGCCAGTGGTGCTAGACAAGCCGCCGACGAATCTGGTGTGGATGTGAGGGAATACAATATCATCTACAAACTCTTGGAAGACATCCAAGGAGCCTTAGAAGGTCTTCTGGAACCAGAATTGGTGGAAGAACCCCTTGGTCAAACCGAAGTTCGTGCCGTCTTCCCAGTTGGTCGTGGAGCTGTTGCTGGTTGCTATGTGCAGTCTGGTAAATTGGTTCGCAACTGCAAAGTGCGAGTGCGTCGTTCCGGTAAGGTGGTTTACGAAGGTGTGCTTGACTCCCTCAAACGAATCAAAGAAGATGCGCGTGAAGTTAACTCCGGTTACGAATGCGGCATCAACATTGATAAATTCCATGATTGGGCTGAAGGTGATCTCATTGAAGCCTTCCAAATGGTAACCAAGCGTCGTACACTCACACTGACGAAGTAG
- the nusA gene encoding transcription termination factor NusA yields MSMVSLPGLKELIESISRERNLPRLAVQTAIREALLKGYERYRRAQNLERRQFDEEYFDNFEVELDIEGEGFRVLSTKSIVEAVDNSDHQISLEEVQQVAPEAQLGDSVVLDVTPDQGEFGRMAAMQTKQVLAQKLRDQQRQMVQEEFQDLEGTVLQARVLRFERQSVILAVASGFGQPEVEAELPKREQLPNDNYRANATFKVYLKKVSQGQQRGPQLLVSRADAGLVVYLFANEVPEIEDEVVRIVAVAREANPPSRYVGPRTKIAVDTLDRDVDPVGACIGARGSRIQVVVNELRGEKIDVIRWSPDPSTYIANALSPARVDEVRLMDPETRQTHVLVAEDQLSLAIGKEGQNVRLAARLTGWKIDIKDKAKYDYAGEDTKFAAARAKYQPEDDDLELEELDYENQEELEEESFETSDQD; encoded by the coding sequence ATGTCAATGGTTAGTTTACCAGGATTAAAAGAATTAATTGAAAGTATCAGTCGCGAGCGCAATTTACCTCGTCTAGCAGTTCAAACAGCTATTAGAGAAGCATTACTTAAAGGCTACGAACGTTATCGTCGCGCCCAAAACTTAGAAAGAAGACAGTTTGATGAAGAATATTTTGATAATTTTGAAGTAGAACTTGATATCGAAGGAGAAGGGTTTCGTGTTCTTTCCACGAAAAGCATCGTGGAAGCAGTCGATAACTCCGACCATCAGATTTCCCTAGAGGAAGTACAACAAGTTGCCCCTGAAGCCCAGTTGGGAGATTCTGTAGTCCTGGATGTCACGCCAGATCAAGGTGAATTTGGTCGGATGGCGGCAATGCAAACCAAGCAAGTGCTAGCGCAGAAACTCCGGGATCAACAACGGCAAATGGTGCAAGAAGAGTTCCAAGACTTGGAAGGAACTGTTTTGCAAGCCAGAGTCTTGCGGTTTGAGCGACAATCGGTGATTTTGGCAGTAGCCAGTGGCTTTGGTCAGCCAGAAGTGGAAGCTGAATTACCAAAGCGAGAACAACTGCCCAATGATAATTATCGGGCAAATGCCACCTTTAAGGTATATCTTAAAAAAGTTTCCCAAGGGCAACAACGAGGACCTCAGTTGCTAGTATCTCGTGCTGATGCTGGTTTGGTAGTTTATCTGTTTGCCAACGAAGTCCCAGAAATTGAGGATGAAGTGGTAAGAATTGTTGCCGTAGCACGAGAAGCTAATCCCCCTTCCCGTTATGTCGGGCCGCGGACTAAAATTGCTGTAGATACCCTTGATCGCGATGTAGACCCTGTTGGTGCTTGTATTGGAGCCAGGGGATCACGGATTCAAGTGGTAGTCAACGAATTACGCGGCGAAAAAATAGATGTGATTCGCTGGTCTCCAGACCCATCCACATATATTGCTAACGCCTTGAGTCCCGCACGGGTAGATGAAGTCCGCCTCATGGACCCGGAAACCCGGCAAACTCACGTACTGGTGGCTGAAGACCAACTCAGTCTAGCTATTGGTAAAGAAGGACAAAACGTTCGTTTGGCAGCCCGTTTAACTGGTTGGAAAATCGACATTAAAGACAAAGCTAAGTACGATTATGCAGGAGAAGATACTAAGTTTGCGGCTGCACGGGCTAAATATCAACCAGAGGATGATGATCTTGAACTAGAGGAGCTAGATTATGAAAATCAAGAAGAACTAGAAGAGGAATCTTTTGAGACGAGTGATCAAGATTAA
- a CDS encoding YlxR family protein — translation MKPNYRRCISCRKVGLKEDFWRIVRVFPSGKVQLDQGMGRSAYICPQMSCLQAAQKKNRLGRSLHASVPEALHQTLWQRLAQSHPQNQN, via the coding sequence ATGAAACCAAATTATCGGCGTTGTATTAGTTGTCGCAAAGTAGGCTTGAAAGAGGACTTTTGGCGGATTGTCCGCGTCTTTCCATCTGGAAAGGTACAATTAGATCAGGGCATGGGGCGTTCTGCCTATATTTGCCCACAAATGAGTTGCCTACAAGCGGCTCAGAAAAAAAATCGACTAGGGCGATCGCTACATGCATCAGTGCCAGAAGCATTGCATCAAACATTGTGGCAGCGTCTAGCCCAAAGCCATCCCCAAAATCAAAATTGA